Genomic window (Aquipuribacter nitratireducens):
TCGTCGACGCGGCGACCGCGCAGGGGTGCCGCGCTGTCGCGCGGTCCACGCCCTGGCACCTCGACCCGGCGCGGGACGGGGCGCTCGTGGCGGCGTGGTGGGAGGGCTACGCGGCCGCCGCCCGTCACGGCGCCCGCACACCCGAGGAGCGCACAGCTCTCGACGTGTGGGCGGCCGACCACAGGTCCGCGCTCGAGCGGGGTGCGCTCGTGGTGCAGGTCGGCCACGACGACGTGCTGGTCCTGCCGGGCCACGCCGCCCGGTCACGTCTGTCTGCGTTTCTGTCGACATCCGTGCCGGATGTCGACAGAAACGCAGACGTGGGGGGAACCGCGGACGCATGAGGACGCGTCGTGACGCACGATGGGGTCGTGTCCGCACCGCCCGCCACCCCGACGCGGACGGGTCGGCGGCGCCTGCCCCGCCGGGTGCGCCTCGCGCTCCGGCTCGCCGCGACCGCGGCCGCGCTCGCGGCGGTGGCGCTGGTCGTGGGAGCGGACGCCGTCCGGGCGGGCACGGCGGTGCTGAGCCCCGGTCCTGTCGTGGCGGCACTCGCCCTCGGTGCGCTGTGGCGCGCTCTCGCCACCGCCCGCTGGCTGGTGGTGGCCCGGGCGCTGGGGGCTCCGCTGGCACCGGCGGGCGCGTACGCGGAGTACACCCGCAGCGAGCTCGTCAACCAGGTCGTCCCCGGCGGTGTCGTCGGGGACCTCGACCGGGCGCGGCGGCACGGGACGACCGTGGGGCTGCTCCCGGCGGCACGCGGCGTCGTCGTCGAGCGGGTCCTGGGACAGGCGACGCTCGTCGCCGCGACAGCGGTCGCCGTGGCGTCCCACCCGTCGCTGCTCGGTGTGGCGGACGGTGTCGACGGGCGGACCGTCACGGTCCTCGCCGCCGCGGCCGTCGTCGCGCCCGTCGTCGTCCTGCTGCTGTGGCAGCCGTGGCGCACCGCCTCGGGGCCCAGGTCACGGGGCACCGTCGGGCGGTGGGCGGCGGCCGTCGGCCTCGGCGCGGTCGCCTCGCTCGGCGTGCTCGCGTGCTTCGTCGCGACCTTCGTGCTCGCGGCGCGCGCAACGGGCAGCGACGCGGCCGTCGCCGACCTCCTCCCCGCCGTCCTCGTCACGCTCCTCGTCTCCGGGGTCCCCCTCACCGTGGCCGGGTGGGGCGCACGCGAGGCGGGCGCGGCGCTCGCCTTCGCGAGCGTCGGCCTCGGAG
Coding sequences:
- a CDS encoding lysylphosphatidylglycerol synthase transmembrane domain-containing protein, whose protein sequence is MSAPPATPTRTGRRRLPRRVRLALRLAATAAALAAVALVVGADAVRAGTAVLSPGPVVAALALGALWRALATARWLVVARALGAPLAPAGAYAEYTRSELVNQVVPGGVVGDLDRARRHGTTVGLLPAARGVVVERVLGQATLVAATAVAVASHPSLLGVADGVDGRTVTVLAAAAVVAPVVVLLLWQPWRTASGPRSRGTVGRWAAAVGLGAVASLGVLACFVATFVLAARATGSDAAVADLLPAVLVTLLVSGVPLTVAGWGAREAGAALAFASVGLGAAEGVATSVGYGLLALVAALPGLLPLALPHRSTRPEGRGEVEVEAHVVAQPERP